The sequence AGAGCTCTCATTTAGGATTATGTGCATCTAAGTTTGTCGGGACGTTTTAGGCGCTGGTTTCCTTGAGAGTTTCATTGAAAAGCCATTCTGGCAACATTGTAGTCTTCTGTAAGGAGAGTATATCCAATCCAGTTCCATtattgtcttttaatttttaagactgTTTGGATCAACAATGTAGACTGTTCTTGGCCTTTGTTGATAAACATTTGTTGTTAGTGACAGGATACGAGAGTGGAAAATGGAATGTGAAGCTCTCGCAAGACCAAGTGTGGTTAAATCTGTTACCAAAACTAATCTACACATTTGAGtaaattttgtcaaaatttccagaggaatgtaaacatacaaacaaagcagcaacaaagaaACATGACACTTTGACAATCAAAATACAAAATCGCAAAATCAGCTGCTCTATTGCAACAACagagaatgaattcgccttcatttctaataattttaaattgtttctttatatttttgatattatatTCTCTTAAAAAAGAGCCGCACTGAGTTTCAATCACACCTTATTTAATACACTTTGCGTATATCGCCCCTTCAAGGGAATGGAAAGCAAATGCTAGGTGTGTTCCAGCTACCCCATACTACCGCAATACTGCAACCCTGTCACTTGTTTGATActaaccaaggcgaatttattataggtgacagcaaccacatataagtaaagccctacatgtatttgttgttgcgtttggtccaagcagcacgtcaaaatcagtaatcaaatgtaaacatacgaatgtaaacagaccaatacatacaaacaaagcatatcattttgacgtaagccatatctagggtgaaaaattcagctgggtgaatgcggtcacctataataaatccaccttgataCTAACGAATAGTGAACAAGAAAGTTTGCGCGGTTCGTGTACCGTTAGCCCGATTTCAATGAATGTGACAGAATAATCTGATTTGGTGACGTTATTTAAGAATCATTGAATCATGCTGAGTGATTAtacattttgtataaagttccaaactttgatttatatggtATTCCTTGATTTCTATATTTAGGTAttcctatattaaaaaaaaaaaaaattttaactaaaaattagtcaaaatcGATCTAAATGTTGTGGCACTAAAGTGTGTCGCAGGCGGTATTTCTTATGCATGGCAACCCTGTTCAAAATATAGTTATGACAGATGTGTGATTggtgaaatacaaaaataaatttattaattgtatGAATGTGATTGTGCTATGTGAAATAAAGCAGTTGAAGGATATAGCAAACAAACATTTACTCCCCATTcataaaatacacaaataatCTGTGCCTTGTTTTGTCTTTTGCCGGTTGTGCAAAAGCAATGAGATCATCATAGTAAAAAAGATTCGTGAAAAAAAACTTACCTGGAAACCTAGGAGGATTCGATGACAGTGGAGAAGTAGGATTAACATGAGCATACGTGGCAATAGTGAGAACTGCGTGGAGGAGCCGGTTGCTCCAGAATGGCTTTCGAAACTAGAAAGTCGCCGGGAAAACTTGCAGCGTGCAACAAAGTTGAGTCACGAAGTAGGTGCCGGTGCACCCTGTGGCGAATGTGGTGACAAATGTCCTGGCTTGGATTTACATTTTTGGCGTAAAGTGTGCCGTAATTGCAAGTGTCGTAAGGATCAACACAAATGTGTTGATGATGATCTTTCGTCATGGGCACAGTTTGAGATTTTGGGACAAATTTGTTCAAAACCAGCTTGTAAGTAATCGGTTTCCGAgatgctgatttgttttttaaacatgAGCAGTGCATACAAAttacacaaaaatgtatttacatcAGCGCTTTACAGTTAAAATCATTGAatgtattacatacatatatacatttatgctAATTTATGTATAATGCGAGTATGCCATATCTAAGCACGATTGGTTTAACTTTTCTCTATTATATTTACAGTTATTAAGATTAAAGCTCTCGCAAGCCAACCCGTTCAACTAGAGTGGGTGCCGCCGAATACAACACCAGATGTCGTGTCCGATTATATGGATAAATTGGGTGCCGCCAAGGTGCCGATCGCGGGCAGCGATGCGGCACAAAAGCGTAAACAACAACTGGAATTCCAAGTGCCGCCGCACGATTTGAATGCCGAACTTTGCGACAATCTAACAGAAGCCGAAGCCGCACAACTTCAACAATATGTAGTAAAAATACGAGAAAATTGCGTTGGGCAGGGCGTTGTTGTACGCATCGGAAACATGGGCATAGGCTTTGTTGAATATATAGgaccacaacaacaaaatatgttAAACGGTATTGATGCTTACAATGTACCGTCGAATGCTCAACAAATCCCATTTAATGCTGCTCTGTGCAGCGATGCAAATGAACTATCCTTTCACTCGCCGCTGCCGGTTAAAAATCTAGCAAATGCGCGATTTAGCGCTCAAATGCGCCAAGAAACTCCGGCACGGAAACTGAAATTTGGAACTGTGTGTAATTTGGCCAATATGTGCGGTCTGCCAGTAAATGTTGATTATGAAAAAGATGCTGTTTTCGCACAAATACTTCATTCGGAGCCACTTAAAAAAGCCCTAGAAAACAAAAGCAAGGGGTTGCCCATCACACCAGTAGTAATTTCACAAACGCAAATGCTGCCAGATTTTATGAATGCGTCCATTTTGAGTCCAGCCAGTAAGCAGAAGCTCAAAGAGATTGGCGTCAATGTAAAGGCGGTGCAAAGTGCCTTATTGAATAGTCCATTTTATGATGCACTCTACGATACACTTAAACAAAATGATATCAAATATGAGGATTGTAGTGTTTTAGGCCCCATACAAGAACTAAGAGAAGAGGTGTTAGTTAATCGGCCAGTCGCAGAGGAGCTTAGTAGTTTTGTGTCGCAATTGCCAAACAGCGCTGCCATAATGTACACGAACCCTACCGAAAATAGCTTGGGAAAGTCGGGGCTTAGTGGTTCCAGCAGCAATGACTCGGGCTTTGGCTCCAAAGCCTCAACGCCGGTAGGTAGCGTCGACACACTGGGAGGTGGCTTACCAAGTGCCTTGCAACAAATGCGTCTAACTAACAATGTGGTGAAAGGTACGTGTTACATAAGGCTTaatttacctttattttattatatgtattacaGAGTTGCCGCCACCAGTCGTGAAATGTCGTGATTGTGCCAAGCTCATACCACTGGGCGATGTCGCTGTTAAAGCCGAACGCGCCGGCAAAGAAATAGCTTGGCATCCTGAGTGCTTCAAGTGTTACACATGTCGCGAGTTGTTGGCTGATTTGGTCTACTTCTTTCATGGCGGCCAAGTATATTGTGGTCGTGATTTGGCCATCAATTTGAAGATACCGCGTTGTAAAGCATGCGATGAATTGATTTTCACAAAGGAGTATACTGCTGCCGAAGGCGCTACATTccatattaaacatttttgctgCTATCACTGCGACACTCCACTGGCTGGACAACAGTATATACCCGATGAAAAGACCAATATGCCATTATGTCTGAAATGTTACAATGAATTCTTTGCGGCAACTTGTCAACGTTGCAATCGTCAAATCGAACCGACCGATCAGGGTGTCGCCTGGGGTGATGTGCACTGGCACAGTGACTGCTTCATTTGTGCTGGTGTGCAATGTGGCAAATCGTTGATCGGCGGACGTTTTTGTGTAAAACAGAAAATGCCTTTTTGTAGCCCAACATGTGTTAGGAGtattatatgaaataattttaatatacaacTAATAACTTAGTTTTACTGCAAGGGAAGTATTCAGCACAACACCAACAATTACATAATTCCTATTTAAAATACGTTTATATGTCtacatatttttacatacagtatttttatattatatgtatgccaGTTTATATGCACACTTTAAAGTGCCAcgaaatatacttatacattttttaaatacttaaggTTTTACTGTTTATAACGGTAATCGGGAAAGGTAAATATTACATTTGTAAAcgagtttttaataaaactctGATTTATAAACGGCAGCAGTAAATTGTAAAAGTTTGGCACAGTTATATACTCAGAACATCTAAGAGATATCATAAACGTAAATATTACAGCGCTGGACTTACTTACATACAGGAAGACGTTGACCGCTTACTGTCACAAACAAAGGCAGATGCATGTTCTCCGAAATATGAATTGAGATAAAATTCTTGACCCTGTCATAAATGATTTTATAACCGTAACACAAGAACATGTCGGGTAATGGACAAGGAGACAACTTGCGAGGAGGTACTTGCGATACATTTTCGCTATCCTCGAGTGAATCTGAATtgaaataactttttagtaCTTGCATCACATTTGTGAATGGCACGAAGAGGTGCCTTGTAGTCATGGTGCTACAATTAGACCCTATTATTACTTAGACATTCGCTGTGGTTCAGAGTTCCCAACAATAACTTTCGTAGAAATTGCAGAAATGAAGAATAGCTAGAAAATATTACGCATCTACGCGGCGATTCTCggaacaatatatttttataaacgcGCTTAAAGGAGATTAAATTAGCATGAGTAACTGGCGTATAATCTATCCTACTTTCAGTCTTCCTGGGCTTTCCTTTTTGGTTGAGCAAGCGTTTTGTACAATTTTACCATTTATCTTTTGAAGCGTAAAACTAGAGCTCCATATTAAACTTTAGCGGCATTGAGGCTTTTGACGTTTCATTTAGCGGACAAATCAAAGAGATTTtttacggcagaaatacactcggaggtttaccagtGCCTGCCGAGGAACGATAACGACCGCTGTTAGGAAAAAAAGtggttgttgttttagcagcataaatagtctccatacatatacggggaatgctgctgaaattaaagtccttggccagatatatATACGGgctcgttccggttacgtagaaccgactgtcgtgggaatgaaaaaaaatttgtcgttTGGTGTGTCGTGCTAGCTTTAGCATATAATCGCTCCTCTCTGGAGCATAggccctcgacaagacttgtcttgcgttggtttcgttaatctatttgatttctgacagggtaggtgattagacTGCCGCTATCAGTTCTAAGTCGTGGGAATGcctacctgtcgttgcttaggtgCAACGCCtgcttactgcttggagcgccatctgtgtgtcacctttttctggcagaaggattgcAGAGATAGTTGAGGACTTCGCcaaatttcgtgtgtctgcgctattaccgcggctgcccgcttcctcttgctggcgccacttgaTGCAATATGTaactgtgttgttgttgttgtaacagcataacaTTCcacgtgcatatacgaggaatgctgttgaagtgacagtccttggccggatataaatccgggtcgttccggttacgtagaaccgatcGTCGGTCGAACATATGTAACTGTGTGCTTTTCTTtggttttgcttgtttttagcagccacactgcaaataatgcgctgactattgggCGGgagaaaggataagtttttgggtttgaggaatgagatttttttgtttagaaacagggaaagtaggtaaatttggaaaagtgcgaggaccgtaaCCCACAACCTCTAGGATCACAGCCTAGTGCACTTTCGCTAGACTACCAAGGCTACATTTAATCGCTTATTTGGCCATATTTTTGATcatcaaatgaaattaaaaaaaaaaagtttatttgctGTTAAGACATTTTTTACGTGCACGAGAGAGAAACAATTTTTGCTTGACTTCAAAACTGCCCTCCAGCCTTTTTTCTTTCAAGGACATCCATCATTTGGAATCCCGTATTTTTCCATTTGGCTAATTCTAATGCAAAGAAGACTTATCAACTTCCTCAACTATCATAAATATttaggggagggggcccagttgtgacgcaggcccagttgtgacgcagctaaatatttttgacatgcggtatgaaaatgacagtttgagccctgccaatcatgttcgtttgacgttcagcagtttttgtgcagacaccaacgttagtagtcgcattgtgtatacacgcaccaaacatcgtgttgaaaatcgtgcgaaaaagttattttgatttttttcaaagtaccaaaattttgtgaaattaacagtgaaaaggcgagtgtaatgcatcaaaatattgtatttgccgtatattttgtgattctatatggatttatgtgattatgtggtgtctataaaaaacttgcttgtcatacacaaaatagcatcgtgacccggttgtgactcagcgggtggcccagttatgacgcaccttttttttgcactacgatcatatagaactgccgaattcctacatttttgttgttgtttaaaaaaaaccaactgccaactcgatcaattgcaacgtatgcaagcgtccagttcatttgaagtgcgccaacatgcaggcaagttatttcacttgcaaacactgcgaaagtgacgtggacgacgactaggaatatttagatgacgatgatgaataaaaatcgttgtcatttatggccattgaaggacattttcttttgtatttttcattatttttgccattgaaagccttcaaaataaataaatcattaaatcacaacaattggtgtgacattcctttcatattttctcatttccagtaaatttcttgaggtgcgtcacaactgggccactttttttttgccctaaaaaaagttatcctgaaaaaatttgttccaaaattttttgagtaactcaaataaacatactttctttggagaaaagttgcgtttggttaatagttaaatgttaaacttcttcatttttcaatttgcggaactgaggaaaaaattttaatttttttcaaaacccgcatcacaactgggccccctcccctataaataaaagtgaaaacaatGTGAATTTTTACTTCAATTATTCATCGAGAGCGTTTATtttagagctttaaatacatttgtgtttaaaaaaatattttacaagcgAAAAAATCACATAATTTCAGTATTATGCTGTTct is a genomic window of Anastrepha ludens isolate Willacy chromosome 6, idAnaLude1.1, whole genome shotgun sequence containing:
- the LOC128868748 gene encoding testin — encoded protein: MSIRGNSENCVEEPVAPEWLSKLESRRENLQRATKLSHEVGAGAPCGECGDKCPGLDLHFWRKVCRNCKCRKDQHKCVDDDLSSWAQFEILGQICSKPAFIKIKALASQPVQLEWVPPNTTPDVVSDYMDKLGAAKVPIAGSDAAQKRKQQLEFQVPPHDLNAELCDNLTEAEAAQLQQYVVKIRENCVGQGVVVRIGNMGIGFVEYIGPQQQNMLNGIDAYNVPSNAQQIPFNAALCSDANELSFHSPLPVKNLANARFSAQMRQETPARKLKFGTVCNLANMCGLPVNVDYEKDAVFAQILHSEPLKKALENKSKGLPITPVVISQTQMLPDFMNASILSPASKQKLKEIGVNVKAVQSALLNSPFYDALYDTLKQNDIKYEDCSVLGPIQELREEVLVNRPVAEELSSFVSQLPNSAAIMYTNPTENSLGKSGLSGSSSNDSGFGSKASTPVGSVDTLGGGLPSALQQMRLTNNVVKELPPPVVKCRDCAKLIPLGDVAVKAERAGKEIAWHPECFKCYTCRELLADLVYFFHGGQVYCGRDLAINLKIPRCKACDELIFTKEYTAAEGATFHIKHFCCYHCDTPLAGQQYIPDEKTNMPLCLKCYNEFFAATCQRCNRQIEPTDQGVAWGDVHWHSDCFICAGVQCGKSLIGGRFCVKQKMPFCSPTCVRSII